From Arcobacter sp. CECT 8983, the proteins below share one genomic window:
- a CDS encoding acetolactate synthase large subunit translates to MRITGAKMVTESLKEEGVDVVFGYPGGAIMNVYDEIYKQSFFQHILTRHEQAAIHAAEGFAKSTGKVGVAIVTSGPGFTNAVTGLADAYMDSVPMVVISGQVPTTIIGTDGFQEIDAVGISRPCTKHNYLVNDIKDLPRIIKEAFHIAATGRPGPVHIDIPKDITAEVANFEYPKEVDIPTYKPTVNYNKRQLKKAMGAIAKSKKPLLYVGGGAILANCAYEIREFAKMTNIPVVETLMARGVMGDDNELFMGMLGMHGEFAANMAAHDTDCIISLGARFDDRVTGRLDEFAKKAKVIHVDVDPTSIGKLVDTNYPIVGDLKVTVEGMIEAAKDMQFNEYTNWVSLLRDYKEKEPLRYQDSDSVIKPQWAIERVGQILGENAIISTDVGQHQMWTAQFYPFSFPRQWNTSGGLGTMGFGLPGAMGVARGNPDKVSINFTGDGSILMNIQELMTCVEYNLPVINIILNNNYLGMVRQWQTLFYENRLSETDLSAQPDFKKLVEAFGGVGYRVSTKKEFEEALKDAVEKKKPAMIDVIVARDEIVLPMVPNGHALNEMTLLGDSNE, encoded by the coding sequence ATGAGAATAACTGGCGCAAAAATGGTTACAGAATCATTAAAAGAGGAAGGGGTAGATGTAGTATTTGGTTACCCTGGTGGCGCTATTATGAATGTCTATGACGAAATTTATAAGCAGAGTTTTTTTCAACATATATTAACTAGACACGAGCAAGCAGCAATACATGCTGCTGAAGGTTTTGCTAAATCTACTGGTAAAGTAGGTGTTGCTATTGTAACAAGTGGACCTGGTTTTACTAATGCAGTAACTGGGTTAGCAGATGCATATATGGATTCAGTTCCAATGGTTGTTATTTCAGGACAAGTTCCAACAACAATCATCGGAACTGATGGTTTCCAAGAAATAGATGCAGTTGGTATTAGTAGACCATGTACAAAACATAACTATCTAGTAAATGATATTAAAGATTTACCAAGAATTATAAAAGAGGCATTTCATATAGCAGCAACAGGGAGACCTGGTCCTGTACATATTGATATTCCTAAAGATATTACAGCTGAAGTAGCTAACTTTGAATATCCTAAAGAGGTTGATATCCCAACATATAAACCTACTGTTAATTACAATAAAAGACAATTAAAAAAAGCAATGGGTGCAATTGCAAAATCTAAAAAACCACTACTTTATGTTGGTGGTGGTGCAATTTTAGCAAATTGTGCTTATGAGATTAGAGAATTTGCAAAGATGACAAATATTCCAGTTGTTGAAACACTTATGGCAAGAGGTGTTATGGGTGATGACAATGAATTATTTATGGGAATGTTAGGTATGCATGGTGAGTTTGCAGCTAATATGGCAGCTCATGATACTGATTGCATTATCTCTTTAGGTGCAAGATTTGATGATAGGGTTACAGGTAGACTTGATGAATTTGCAAAAAAAGCAAAAGTAATTCATGTTGATGTTGATCCAACTTCTATTGGCAAATTAGTGGATACAAATTATCCAATTGTAGGGGATTTAAAAGTAACTGTTGAAGGTATGATTGAAGCTGCAAAAGATATGCAGTTTAACGAATATACTAACTGGGTTTCTTTATTAAGAGACTATAAAGAAAAAGAACCATTAAGATATCAAGATTCTGATTCAGTTATTAAACCACAGTGGGCTATTGAAAGAGTTGGACAAATTTTAGGTGAAAATGCAATTATTTCTACTGATGTTGGACAACATCAAATGTGGACTGCACAATTTTACCCATTCTCTTTCCCAAGACAATGGAATACATCAGGTGGTTTAGGAACTATGGGATTTGGACTTCCAGGAGCAATGGGTGTTGCAAGAGGTAATCCAGACAAAGTATCTATTAACTTCACTGGTGATGGTTCAATTTTAATGAATATCCAAGAATTAATGACTTGTGTTGAATATAATTTACCAGTTATTAATATTATTCTAAATAATAACTATCTTGGAATGGTAAGACAATGGCAAACACTATTCTATGAAAATAGATTATCTGAAACAGATTTAAGTGCACAGCCTGACTTTAAAAAACTTGTAGAAGCATTTGGTGGAGTAGGATATAGAGTTTCTACAAAAAAAGAGTTTGAAGAAGCTTTAAAAGATGCAGTAGAAAAGAAAAAACCTGCAATGATTGATGTTATTGTAGCAAGAGATGAGATTGTATTACCAATGGTTCCAAATGGACATGCACTAAATGAAATGACTTTATTAGGAGATAGCAATGAATAA
- the ilvN gene encoding acetolactate synthase small subunit has product MNNFNHYYDSETTRQVISVIVINEHNVLSRIVGLFSARGYNIDSLTVAPMTGSKYSRMTIVTTGSKRVIDQIVKQLNKLIPVLKVNEHQNVIEKETVLIKIPIEQPLSDIEVIARAYNGHIQNVTHDAIVISATDAPSRIANFTNIMNKYKPLEVVKSGVVAMER; this is encoded by the coding sequence ATGAATAATTTTAATCACTATTATGATTCAGAAACAACAAGACAGGTTATCTCAGTAATTGTCATTAATGAACATAACGTTTTATCTAGAATTGTAGGACTTTTTTCTGCAAGAGGTTATAATATTGATTCTTTAACTGTAGCACCAATGACTGGTTCAAAGTATTCTAGAATGACTATTGTTACAACTGGAAGTAAAAGAGTTATTGATCAAATTGTTAAACAATTAAATAAATTAATTCCTGTTTTAAAAGTAAATGAACACCAAAATGTTATTGAAAAAGAGACAGTATTAATTAAAATACCAATTGAACAACCTCTTAGTGATATTGAGGTGATTGCAAGAGCATACAACGGTCACATCCAAAATGTTACACATGATGCAATAGTTATTTCTGCAACGGATGCACCAAGTAGAATTGCAAATTTTACAAATATTATGAATAAATACAAACCACTAGAAGTAGTAAAAAGTGGTGTTGTAGCAATGGAAAGATAG
- a CDS encoding exopolyphosphatase, producing the protein MNQVTAIDLGSNSFRVLIYDCLNNEVIGEYNEVVGMADGLNKTNCISQEAQQRVILAIEASSKKLKYDPSKAICVTTAAMRLAQNSSEVLEYFKEKTGANFKIIDGKEEARLTLLAVKHALKREKINSSKFILLDIGGGSTEIIVNDDEDFVSHSFNFGIVTLTQKYDNYEDLYKQLQSRKKEIKNFLVENNIDTKEYTFVATAGTPTTIAAIKLGQDFFHYDKNAVNGTKIKLKDLDECLELFRNSSTSTITKLVGRGRVEFIEVGVYIYKTIFEILDKNESIVLDDGLREGVAINSCLLR; encoded by the coding sequence ATGAATCAAGTTACTGCTATTGATTTGGGCTCTAATTCTTTTAGAGTCCTTATTTATGATTGCTTAAATAATGAAGTAATTGGTGAGTATAATGAAGTTGTAGGTATGGCAGATGGTTTGAATAAAACAAACTGTATTTCACAAGAAGCACAACAAAGAGTTATCTTGGCTATTGAAGCATCAAGTAAAAAGCTTAAATATGATCCAAGTAAAGCAATTTGTGTTACAACCGCTGCAATGAGACTGGCTCAAAATTCTTCAGAGGTTTTAGAATATTTTAAAGAAAAAACAGGTGCAAATTTTAAAATAATTGATGGAAAAGAAGAAGCTAGACTTACTTTATTAGCTGTAAAGCATGCTTTAAAAAGAGAAAAAATAAACTCTTCAAAATTTATCTTACTAGATATTGGTGGTGGTTCTACGGAGATTATTGTAAATGATGATGAAGATTTTGTTTCTCATAGTTTTAATTTTGGAATTGTAACCTTAACACAAAAGTATGATAATTATGAAGATTTATATAAACAGTTGCAATCTCGTAAAAAAGAGATAAAAAACTTTTTAGTAGAAAATAATATAGATACTAAAGAGTATACTTTCGTTGCAACAGCAGGAACTCCAACTACTATTGCAGCTATAAAGCTTGGACAAGATTTTTTTCATTATGATAAAAATGCTGTAAATGGTACAAAAATTAAATTAAAAGATTTAGATGAGTGTTTAGAACTTTTTAGAAACTCTTCAACTTCTACAATTACAAAGCTTGTAGGACGAGGTAGAGTAGAGTTTATTGAAGTTGGCGTTTATATTTATAAAACTATATTTGAAATTTTAGATAAAAATGAATCAATAGTTTTAGACGATGGTTTAAGAGAAGGTGTAGCTATTAACTCTTGCTTACTTAGATAA
- a CDS encoding GGDEF domain-containing protein — translation MKKEFYKSVGFKLGVLSFIILASLFTSSFMFNSQIDKLKKQIDYIYFGNYMPVLKLHSIEENYNDLIKCMRSYKKCKRDPFFKSIKKDWDYYNNSYKDIEERKVVSKIDKSVNNSLTYKTKISTYKNVIKRINFLKEYEKKIAYKKRVEFLKEYSSMKDYLFYNMIALIIVSFIFISFIIYSIIKKDNQLKILTKKYALESITDSMTKLYNRKYFDKIFDNMPFISNQNSWHTAFVMLDIDFFKQYNDTYGHDLGDETLKAVAKELKEYFNKDYEYVFRLGGEEFGVILFDIDEKTLKECLKDVNNNIQSLNIEHKNSKIANVVTISIGAVIYKPYSYTSCNKLYKIADECLYKSKENGRNQFTIYNEGE, via the coding sequence ATGAAAAAAGAGTTTTATAAAAGCGTTGGTTTTAAATTAGGTGTTCTTAGCTTCATTATTTTAGCTTCATTATTTACTTCTAGTTTTATGTTTAATTCTCAAATTGACAAATTAAAAAAACAAATAGATTATATTTATTTTGGCAATTATATGCCTGTATTAAAACTTCATAGTATAGAAGAAAATTATAATGACTTAATTAAATGTATGAGAAGTTATAAAAAATGCAAAAGAGACCCATTTTTTAAATCAATAAAAAAAGACTGGGATTATTATAATAACTCTTATAAAGATATTGAAGAAAGAAAAGTTGTTAGTAAAATAGATAAGTCTGTAAATAATTCTTTAACATATAAAACTAAGATTTCTACATATAAAAATGTTATTAAAAGAATTAACTTTTTAAAAGAGTATGAAAAGAAGATTGCCTATAAAAAAAGAGTAGAGTTCTTGAAAGAGTATTCATCTATGAAAGATTATTTGTTTTATAATATGATTGCTTTGATTATAGTTTCTTTTATTTTTATTTCTTTTATTATCTATTCAATTATAAAAAAAGACAATCAATTAAAAATACTTACCAAAAAATATGCCTTAGAATCAATAACTGATTCAATGACAAAATTATATAATAGAAAGTATTTTGATAAAATATTTGATAATATGCCATTTATTTCAAATCAAAATTCTTGGCATACTGCTTTTGTGATGCTTGATATTGACTTTTTTAAACAGTATAATGATACCTATGGGCATGATTTAGGTGATGAAACTTTAAAAGCAGTGGCAAAAGAACTTAAAGAGTATTTTAATAAAGATTACGAATATGTATTTAGATTAGGTGGAGAAGAGTTTGGAGTTATTTTATTTGATATTGATGAAAAAACTTTAAAAGAATGCCTAAAAGATGTAAACAATAATATACAATCATTAAATATTGAGCATAAAAATAGTAAGATAGCAAATGTAGTTACCATATCTATTGGAGCTGTTATTTATAAACCATATTCATATACATCTTGTAATAAGCTTTATAAAATAGCTGATGAATGTTTATATAAATCAAAAGAAAATGGTAGAAATCAGTTTACTATTTATAACGAAGGAGAATAA
- a CDS encoding ATP-dependent zinc protease, with product MKKLFFNTLFYSILTIMLIGCSTTNKNEQIVPQKVEKEKPKEKIIIKEKIVYKEKKVPVYITKEPKEKDSKIILGNYEYAYIPSEKLKLKAKIDTGATTTSLHATNIKAFERDGKKWVKFSLENEEGKSIDKALPISRTVYIKRHGAKNQKRYVVKMRINVAKSSQLIDVTLTNRSKFSYPVLIGKNFLNGLILVDVSKKYTQEPITNNK from the coding sequence ATGAAAAAACTTTTTTTTAATACCCTATTTTATTCAATCTTAACTATTATGCTTATTGGTTGTTCAACTACAAATAAAAATGAACAAATTGTTCCACAAAAAGTTGAAAAAGAAAAGCCTAAAGAAAAAATCATAATAAAAGAAAAGATTGTATATAAAGAAAAAAAGGTCCCTGTTTATATTACAAAAGAACCAAAAGAAAAAGACTCTAAAATAATTTTAGGTAACTATGAATATGCTTATATACCTTCTGAAAAATTAAAGTTAAAAGCTAAAATTGATACAGGTGCAACAACTACTTCTTTACATGCTACAAATATTAAAGCTTTTGAAAGAGATGGTAAAAAATGGGTTAAATTTTCTTTAGAAAATGAAGAAGGTAAATCCATAGATAAAGCCTTACCTATTAGTAGAACAGTTTATATAAAAAGGCATGGAGCAAAAAATCAAAAGAGATATGTTGTAAAGATGAGAATAAATGTTGCAAAAAGTAGTCAATTAATAGATGTAACATTAACTAATAGAAGTAAATTCTCATACCCTGTTCTTATTGGTAAAAACTTTTTAAATGGACTAATTTTAGTTGATGTATCTAAAAAATATACTCAAGAACCAATTACAAATAATAAATAA
- a CDS encoding putative metalloprotease CJM1_0395 family protein has translation MELNAYSQSAASIYQELAQKRSELANIDKREVEKAASDEYDKSNASNEKFDKQDYDRVLDKYKNLDAEVKTHEQAHAANGTTTAPIQYNYHVGPDGKLYANGGSVRLDTSIPEDEAAANAKLEELKSASSAPNELSSADAQIARTANLNRMLLQSQEDA, from the coding sequence ATGGAATTAAATGCTTATTCACAATCAGCCGCATCAATTTACCAAGAGTTAGCTCAGAAAAGATCTGAGCTTGCAAATATTGACAAAAGAGAAGTAGAAAAAGCTGCTTCAGATGAGTATGATAAAAGTAATGCATCTAATGAAAAGTTTGATAAACAAGATTATGATAGAGTTTTAGATAAATATAAGAATTTAGATGCCGAAGTTAAAACTCACGAACAAGCACATGCTGCAAATGGCACTACAACAGCACCAATTCAATATAATTATCATGTTGGACCTGATGGAAAACTTTATGCAAATGGTGGTTCAGTAAGACTTGATACCTCAATTCCTGAAGATGAAGCAGCTGCAAATGCAAAATTAGAAGAGTTGAAAAGTGCTTCTAGTGCACCAAATGAATTAAGTTCAGCTGATGCACAAATTGCAAGAACAGCAAACTTAAACAGAATGTTACTACAATCTCAAGAAGATGCTTAA
- the lpxD gene encoding UDP-3-O-(3-hydroxymyristoyl)glucosamine N-acyltransferase has protein sequence MILSDILEKVDIYLDSKLEVSGLNTLLDASENEISFLENKKYVKDLSKTKAGAVLVKEEFKKDVPENTVAIVCEEPYLTLARLSKFFAPKLVETEGNDCIVGENTNIMPNVYLGKDSKIGKNSTIMSGSFIGDNVSIGDNTIIYPNVSVYRDCTIGDDCIIHAGTVIGSDGFGFAHTKMGKYIKIYQNGNVTIGNDVEIGANCSIDRATFNSTIIGNGVRLDNLVHIAHNCVLKDGCILTGQVGLSGSTILNEFVIMGGQSATAGHLEIAPFTTIAARGGVTKSITEPKKQWAGFPLFEHRQWLKLQSRIAKLLK, from the coding sequence TTGATTTTATCTGATATATTAGAAAAAGTAGATATTTATTTAGATTCTAAATTAGAGGTTTCTGGTTTAAATACACTTTTAGATGCAAGTGAAAATGAAATCTCTTTTTTAGAGAATAAAAAGTACGTTAAAGATTTATCAAAAACTAAAGCAGGAGCTGTTTTAGTAAAAGAAGAGTTTAAAAAAGATGTTCCAGAAAATACAGTCGCAATTGTTTGTGAAGAGCCTTATTTAACTTTAGCAAGATTAAGTAAGTTCTTTGCTCCTAAGTTAGTAGAAACTGAAGGAAATGATTGTATTGTAGGTGAAAATACAAATATTATGCCTAATGTATATCTTGGAAAAGACTCAAAGATTGGTAAAAATAGTACAATTATGTCTGGAAGTTTTATTGGAGATAATGTATCTATTGGAGATAATACTATTATTTATCCTAATGTATCAGTTTATAGAGATTGTACTATTGGAGATGATTGTATAATTCATGCTGGAACAGTTATTGGAAGTGATGGTTTTGGTTTTGCTCATACAAAAATGGGAAAATATATCAAAATATATCAAAATGGTAATGTAACAATAGGAAATGATGTTGAAATTGGAGCAAACTGTTCTATAGATAGAGCTACTTTTAATTCAACAATTATTGGAAATGGTGTTAGACTTGATAATTTAGTTCATATTGCACATAACTGTGTTTTAAAAGATGGTTGTATTTTAACAGGACAAGTAGGACTTTCAGGTTCAACTATTTTAAACGAGTTTGTTATAATGGGTGGGCAAAGTGCAACAGCAGGCCACCTTGAAATAGCACCTTTTACTACTATTGCAGCACGTGGTGGAGTAACTAAGTCTATTACTGAACCAAAGAAACAGTGGGCAGGCTTTCCATTATTTGAACATAGACAATGGCTAAAATTACAAAGTAGAATTGCAAAATTATTAAAATAA
- a CDS encoding acyloxyacyl hydrolase — protein sequence MKKLILILFLFISSLYSFDKVALEYGTSNHDIDIYGISVIKDINYEIIKDTNLSWEFTLQDAEGKKDDMVILSTQPMLNHFFNEKIYFELGLGVAYFSQKHLDNEEYGTHFQFKESAGFGYKFTDTFDITLKYTHYSNANINNKNAGIDLIGARLVYKF from the coding sequence ATGAAAAAACTTATTTTAATTTTATTCTTATTCATAAGTAGTTTATATTCTTTTGATAAAGTTGCATTAGAGTATGGAACTTCTAATCATGATATTGATATTTATGGAATATCTGTAATTAAAGATATTAATTATGAAATTATAAAAGACACGAACTTGAGTTGGGAATTTACCTTGCAAGATGCAGAAGGTAAAAAAGATGATATGGTTATTCTAAGCACTCAACCAATGTTAAATCATTTTTTTAATGAAAAGATTTATTTTGAATTAGGTCTAGGTGTTGCTTATTTTTCTCAAAAACATTTAGATAATGAAGAATATGGTACACACTTTCAATTCAAAGAGAGTGCAGGTTTTGGTTATAAATTTACAGATACTTTTGATATAACTTTAAAATATACTCATTATTCTAATGCCAATATTAATAATAAAAATGCAGGTATTGATTTAATTGGAGCGAGATTAGTTTATAAGTTTTAA
- a CDS encoding ATP-binding protein, which translates to MVNLSKKISSLVGRTNAEYGLIQEGDRVLVGFSGGKDSTTLIHALNHLKRVTPFNFEFKAVTVTYGMGEQVQFLADHCKEHGIEHEIIDTEIFELSKDKIRKNSSFCSFFSRMRRGYLYSTAQEQGYNKVALGHHLDDAMESFFMNFLYNGALRSMPPIYKAENGLQVIRPLIFCRERQLRAFAQTNEISVIGDEACPAMRFDIKMPHARQSTKELLEKMEEENPQMFVSMKAAFKNIQTSTFFDKELLDRD; encoded by the coding sequence TTGGTAAACTTAAGTAAGAAAATTTCAAGTTTAGTTGGAAGAACAAATGCAGAATATGGATTGATTCAAGAAGGTGATAGAGTATTAGTTGGTTTCTCTGGTGGGAAAGACTCTACAACTTTAATTCATGCATTAAATCACCTAAAAAGAGTTACACCTTTTAATTTTGAATTTAAAGCAGTAACAGTAACTTATGGAATGGGTGAGCAAGTACAGTTTTTAGCAGACCATTGTAAAGAGCATGGAATTGAGCATGAGATTATTGATACAGAAATCTTTGAATTATCAAAAGATAAAATTAGAAAAAACTCATCATTTTGTTCATTCTTCTCTAGAATGAGAAGAGGGTATTTATATTCTACTGCACAAGAGCAAGGTTACAATAAAGTAGCACTAGGTCATCATTTAGATGATGCAATGGAGTCATTTTTTATGAACTTTTTATACAATGGTGCATTAAGATCAATGCCACCTATTTATAAAGCAGAAAACGGTTTACAAGTTATTAGACCTTTAATTTTCTGTAGAGAGAGACAATTAAGAGCTTTTGCTCAAACAAATGAAATCTCAGTTATTGGAGATGAAGCTTGTCCTGCAATGAGATTTGATATTAAAATGCCTCATGCTAGACAATCAACAAAAGAACTTCTAGAAAAAATGGAAGAAGAAAATCCTCAAATGTTTGTTTCTATGAAAGCTGCATTCAAAAATATACAAACATCAACATTCTTTGATAAAGAATTATTGGATAGAGATTAA
- a CDS encoding phosphatidylcholine/phosphatidylserine synthase yields MTFLFNKNSHFNLANLATFFNIAAGMLAIYYLTHNNFFAAALFAWLAGAFDIVDGKIARKYNLSTEFGIQLDSFADFLSFVIVPTMFIFFAVIDGKELILFTPLVAFAFIYYVISGLRRLIQFNINAQEGEVEKYFIGVPTPLGAILLWVVYLVWLTGLINENIVLISMIIIGYLLNSKLKIRHP; encoded by the coding sequence TTGACGTTTCTATTTAATAAAAATAGTCATTTTAATTTAGCAAATTTGGCTACTTTTTTTAATATTGCTGCTGGTATGTTAGCAATTTATTATTTAACTCATAATAATTTTTTTGCAGCAGCACTTTTCGCATGGCTTGCAGGTGCATTTGATATTGTGGATGGTAAAATTGCAAGAAAATACAATTTATCTACAGAGTTTGGTATTCAATTAGACTCATTTGCAGACTTTTTATCATTTGTTATTGTTCCAACAATGTTTATTTTTTTTGCAGTAATTGATGGTAAAGAATTAATACTTTTTACTCCTTTAGTTGCATTTGCATTTATCTATTATGTAATTTCAGGTCTAAGAAGATTAATACAGTTTAATATTAATGCTCAAGAAGGTGAAGTAGAGAAGTATTTTATAGGTGTTCCAACTCCTTTAGGTGCTATATTATTATGGGTTGTTTACCTAGTATGGTTAACTGGACTTATAAATGAAAATATTGTTTTAATTTCAATGATTATCATTGGATACCTCCTAAATTCAAAACTTAAAATCAGACATCCTTAA
- a CDS encoding SulP family inorganic anion transporter, translated as MLNIKDTIIGKSIKSDVLSGIVVAIALVPEAIAFSIIAGVSPLVGLYTAFILGLITALVGGKAGMISGATGAIAVVLVGLGVKVKEAIPEDLMAQLTANDELSTYILQYILLATILAGIFQVLIGVFKLGKLIRLVPQPAMYGFVNGLAIVIALAQFPLFEGESWIMYALVAFTMFIVKFFPKVSTAVPSGLVAIIVISAVVIGMDLDTKRVGDLADISGNLPSFAFPTLHIDMNSILMVLPYSILVALVGLIESLLTLSVLDEMGGKRGSGNQECIAQGAGNITCGFFGGMAGCAMIGQSIINFSNGGWGRLSGITAAILLISFVVALSPYIALIPVAVLVGIMFMVSIGTFEWESGNRIRFMPNSDKFVLVAVTVITIFADLAIAVITGIIISALVFAWNHSKVRSRTYREDDNTKVYEFDGPLFFGSTTSFFELFDTKHDPDNIILDFKDARVMDISGVEAIDNITKKYAKKGKKLTIRHLSEDCKKILKDAGPFCTYEEDDPKYKVAINY; from the coding sequence TTGTTGAATATCAAAGATACAATAATTGGTAAATCAATAAAAAGTGATGTTTTATCAGGAATAGTTGTTGCTATTGCCTTAGTCCCAGAGGCTATTGCATTTTCAATTATTGCTGGGGTATCACCTTTGGTTGGTTTATATACAGCATTTATTTTGGGACTGATTACTGCATTAGTTGGTGGTAAAGCAGGAATGATTTCTGGGGCAACAGGTGCAATAGCAGTTGTTTTAGTTGGACTAGGAGTTAAAGTAAAAGAAGCTATTCCTGAAGATTTAATGGCACAGCTTACTGCAAATGACGAATTATCTACATATATTCTACAGTATATTTTATTAGCTACTATTCTTGCAGGTATTTTCCAAGTTTTAATTGGTGTTTTTAAACTTGGTAAATTAATTAGACTTGTTCCACAACCAGCAATGTATGGTTTTGTAAATGGTCTTGCAATTGTAATTGCACTTGCACAATTTCCACTATTTGAAGGTGAAAGTTGGATTATGTATGCACTTGTTGCTTTTACAATGTTTATTGTTAAATTCTTTCCAAAAGTATCAACTGCAGTTCCATCGGGACTTGTTGCTATCATAGTTATTTCAGCAGTTGTTATTGGAATGGACTTAGATACAAAAAGAGTTGGTGATTTAGCTGATATTTCAGGAAATTTACCATCTTTTGCTTTCCCTACATTACATATTGATATGAATTCAATTTTAATGGTTCTTCCATACTCTATTTTAGTTGCACTAGTAGGATTAATTGAATCTCTTTTAACTCTTTCAGTTTTAGATGAAATGGGTGGGAAAAGAGGAAGTGGAAATCAAGAGTGTATTGCACAAGGAGCAGGAAATATTACTTGTGGTTTCTTTGGTGGTATGGCAGGTTGTGCTATGATTGGACAATCTATTATTAACTTCTCTAATGGTGGTTGGGGAAGACTTTCAGGTATCACTGCTGCTATTTTACTTATCTCTTTTGTTGTTGCATTAAGTCCTTATATTGCTTTAATTCCAGTTGCTGTTTTAGTAGGAATTATGTTTATGGTTTCAATTGGAACATTTGAGTGGGAAAGTGGGAATAGAATTAGATTTATGCCAAACTCAGATAAATTTGTATTAGTTGCTGTAACAGTTATAACTATTTTTGCTGACTTAGCAATTGCTGTTATTACAGGTATTATTATCTCTGCACTTGTATTTGCATGGAATCATTCAAAAGTTCGAAGTAGAACTTACAGAGAAGATGACAATACAAAAGTTTATGAGTTTGATGGACCTTTATTTTTTGGTTCTACAACTTCTTTCTTTGAACTATTTGATACAAAACATGACCCAGATAATATTATTCTTGATTTTAAAGATGCAAGAGTTATGGATATTTCTGGAGTTGAAGCAATTGACAATATTACCAAAAAGTATGCCAAAAAAGGTAAAAAACTTACTATTAGACACTTAAGTGAAGATTGTAAAAAAATTCTTAAGGATGCAGGTCCATTTTGTACCTATGAAGAAGATGATCCTAAGTATAAAGTAGCTATTAACTATTAA
- a CDS encoding DUF523 domain-containing protein yields MKLLVSSCLLGEDVRYDGGNSSVAFNPKFSFSSKELFMDILCDNEVYSLCPEVKGGLSTPRDPAEITSLEKPFKVETINKEDVTINFLLGAKKALELCQEEGIKVALLKSKSPSCGNTKIYDGTFSNNLVEGQGLTARLLSENEITVFNETQLKELQQFIKTNS; encoded by the coding sequence ATGAAGTTATTGGTCTCTTCTTGCCTTTTAGGCGAAGATGTTAGATATGATGGGGGAAACTCTTCTGTAGCATTTAATCCAAAGTTTTCTTTTTCTTCAAAAGAGCTTTTCATGGATATTTTATGTGACAATGAAGTTTACTCTTTGTGTCCTGAAGTTAAAGGTGGATTATCTACTCCAAGAGATCCTGCTGAGATTACAAGTTTAGAAAAACCTTTTAAAGTTGAAACTATAAACAAAGAAGATGTAACTATAAACTTTTTGCTTGGAGCTAAAAAGGCTTTAGAACTTTGCCAAGAAGAGGGTATTAAAGTTGCATTATTAAAATCAAAATCTCCATCATGTGGAAATACAAAGATTTATGATGGTACCTTTTCTAATAATTTAGTTGAAGGACAAGGATTAACTGCTAGATTATTAAGTGAAAATGAAATCACTGTTTTCAATGAAACTCAATTAAAAGAATTACAACAGTTTATAAAAACTAATAGTTAA